In a genomic window of Campylobacter concisus:
- the pglE gene encoding UDP-N-acetylbacillosamine transaminase, with the protein MDRVFLSPPNMSGKEQEYIKKVFESNYIAPLGEYVNKFEESIKNYTGAKDALALSAGTAALHLALRVLGVKEGDFVLASSFTFMASVSPILYEKATPVFIDCDESWNLSPELLKKAISNLPKKPKVLVVTHLYGQASKMKEICEICQNEGIALVEDAAEALGGFYGGKALGTFGVMGAYSFNGNKIITTSGGGMLVGDKEFVEKARFYSTQAREPLLHYEHKDYGYNYRLSNVLGAIGVAQMEVLEKRVEQKRKVFEIYEKELGGVLEFMPELANSRGNRWLTTGVFAKKDAHLKVIKALADENIESRPLWKPMHLQPVFKGALSFIDGYSEDLFSRGICLPSGSDMSEQTQERVIKIVKENA; encoded by the coding sequence ATGGATAGGGTTTTTTTATCTCCACCAAATATGAGCGGAAAAGAGCAAGAATATATAAAAAAAGTTTTTGAAAGCAACTATATAGCGCCACTTGGTGAATATGTAAATAAATTTGAAGAAAGTATAAAAAACTACACTGGAGCAAAAGACGCACTAGCACTAAGCGCTGGAACCGCGGCACTTCATCTAGCACTTCGCGTCCTTGGCGTAAAAGAGGGCGACTTTGTGCTGGCTTCTAGCTTTACTTTCATGGCTTCAGTCTCGCCTATACTTTATGAAAAAGCAACTCCAGTATTCATAGACTGCGACGAGAGCTGGAATTTAAGCCCAGAACTACTTAAAAAAGCGATCTCAAATTTACCTAAAAAGCCAAAGGTATTAGTCGTTACTCATCTTTACGGACAAGCTTCAAAGATGAAAGAAATTTGTGAAATTTGCCAAAATGAGGGCATCGCTTTGGTTGAAGATGCAGCTGAAGCACTCGGCGGATTTTACGGCGGTAAGGCGCTTGGCACATTTGGCGTGATGGGCGCATATAGTTTTAATGGCAATAAAATAATCACCACTTCAGGTGGTGGTATGCTGGTTGGTGATAAGGAATTTGTAGAAAAAGCTAGGTTTTACAGCACTCAAGCAAGAGAGCCACTGCTTCACTACGAGCACAAAGACTATGGCTACAACTACCGCTTAAGCAACGTACTAGGTGCTATTGGCGTGGCTCAGATGGAAGTTTTGGAAAAAAGAGTCGAGCAAAAGAGAAAAGTGTTTGAAATTTATGAAAAAGAGCTTGGCGGTGTTTTAGAATTTATGCCAGAGCTAGCAAATTCTCGTGGCAATAGATGGCTAACAACTGGCGTTTTTGCCAAAAAAGATGCACATTTAAAAGTTATCAAAGCACTAGCTGATGAGAACATCGAGAGTCGTCCACTTTGGAAGCCTATGCATTTACAGCCTGTCTTTAAGGGTGCGTTAAGCTTTATCGATGGATATAGCGAAGATCTATTTTCAAGAGGAATTTGCTTGCCAAGTGGCAGCGATATGAGCGAACAGACACAAGAAAGAGTGATAAAAATAGTCAAGGAAAATGCGTAA
- the pglC gene encoding undecaprenyl phosphate N,N'-diacetylbacillosamine 1-phosphate transferase, producing MYRNFLKRVIDILGALFLLILTSPIIIATAIFIYFKVSRDVIFTQARPGLNEKIFKIYKFKTMSDERDANGELLPDEQRLGRFGKLIRSLSLDELPQLFNVLKGDMSFIGPRPLLVEYLPIYNETQKHRHDVRPGITGLAQVNGRNAISWEKKFEYDVYYAKNLSFMLDVKIALMTIEKVLKRSGVSKEGQATTEKFNGKN from the coding sequence ATGTATAGAAATTTTTTAAAGAGGGTGATTGATATTTTGGGGGCTTTGTTTTTACTCATTTTAACGTCGCCTATCATTATAGCAACGGCGATTTTTATCTATTTTAAGGTAAGTCGTGATGTCATTTTTACGCAGGCAAGACCAGGTCTTAATGAGAAAATTTTTAAAATTTATAAATTTAAGACGATGAGCGATGAGCGTGACGCAAATGGCGAGCTCTTGCCAGATGAGCAGCGTCTTGGTAGATTTGGCAAACTTATCCGCTCGCTTAGCCTTGATGAGTTGCCACAGCTCTTTAATGTGCTAAAAGGCGATATGAGCTTCATCGGACCAAGGCCGCTTTTAGTTGAGTATCTGCCCATCTATAACGAAACACAAAAGCACCGCCATGACGTACGTCCAGGTATCACAGGGCTAGCGCAGGTAAATGGCAGAAACGCCATAAGCTGGGAGAAAAAATTTGAGTACGACGTCTATTACGCTAAAAATTTAAGCTTTATGCTTGATGTAAAGATCGCTTTAATGACCATCGAAAAGGTACTAAAACGAAGTGGCGTCAGCAAAGAGGGGCAGGCGACGACGGAGAAATTTAATGGTAAAAACTAA
- the pglF gene encoding UDP-N-acetylglucosamine 4,6-dehydratase (configuration-retaining), whose product MFHATKLKRLVFFLLGDVFIFVFSIYAAYLLRFNADIPDIYVQGLFVTAGFLIVFKLFFMWMFKIYKVPWRFFGLNEARKIFLAHVCSAVLFTIIFFIIQDFLNPYPRSVIFIDLLISCLLVGLLRISKRMVLDFSNKPHKGEPCIVIGATSKALHVLRGLKQGYLDYYAVGVVDGRSDLVGTYCDGFLVQDKKDIPSLIKDYDAKTAIIALALDQDELQALVDELSGYGIRDMKLFSLIENEPIKDISIEDLLARKPKDLNPEAISNFLKDKRVLVTGAGGSIGSEICKQCLKFGVSELIMVEHSEFNLYKIGEDTKDKRTISKLVNITNLKDFEEVFADFKPEIVIHAAAYKHVPLCELNPRSAVENNILGTKNAVDLSKKYGVKKFVMISSDKAVRPTNIMGTTKRVCELYALNSNEAGVCEIVCVRFGNVLGSSGSVIPKFKAQIAANRPLSVTHPEITRYFMLTSEACQLVLQAASIAKGGELFVLDMGEPVKIVDLAKKMLLLSNKEHLGIEFVGLRPGEKLYEELLINKDDVQTKYESIFVTHSEPYDLALLNSQISELLQLEDNEIAPALKKIVPEFNHALNLKG is encoded by the coding sequence ATGTTTCATGCAACAAAGTTAAAAAGGCTCGTATTTTTCCTTCTTGGCGATGTTTTTATATTTGTTTTTTCGATATATGCGGCTTATCTTTTAAGATTTAACGCTGACATCCCAGATATCTACGTGCAAGGGCTTTTTGTAACGGCTGGATTTTTGATCGTATTTAAGCTATTTTTTATGTGGATGTTTAAAATTTACAAGGTACCGTGGAGGTTTTTTGGATTAAACGAAGCAAGAAAAATTTTCCTAGCTCACGTTTGCTCAGCGGTTTTATTTACGATCATTTTTTTTATCATTCAAGATTTTTTAAATCCATATCCAAGAAGCGTTATTTTCATTGATCTTCTTATTTCATGCTTACTTGTTGGGCTTTTAAGAATTTCAAAACGCATGGTGCTTGACTTTTCAAACAAACCTCACAAAGGTGAGCCTTGTATCGTTATAGGCGCAACGTCAAAAGCGCTTCACGTCTTGCGTGGCTTAAAGCAGGGCTATCTTGACTACTACGCAGTTGGCGTGGTAGATGGCAGAAGTGACCTTGTTGGCACATATTGTGATGGATTTTTAGTACAAGATAAAAAAGATATACCAAGCCTTATAAAAGACTACGACGCAAAGACCGCTATCATCGCGCTTGCACTTGATCAAGATGAGCTTCAAGCTCTAGTTGATGAGCTAAGTGGATATGGTATAAGAGATATGAAGCTCTTCTCTCTTATCGAAAATGAGCCGATCAAGGATATCTCGATCGAAGACTTGCTAGCTAGAAAGCCAAAAGATTTAAACCCAGAGGCTATTTCAAATTTTTTAAAAGATAAAAGAGTGCTTGTCACTGGAGCTGGCGGCAGTATAGGAAGTGAAATTTGTAAGCAGTGCTTGAAATTTGGTGTAAGTGAGCTTATAATGGTCGAGCATAGCGAATTTAACCTTTATAAAATAGGCGAAGATACAAAAGATAAAAGAACTATTAGCAAGCTTGTAAATATCACAAATTTAAAGGACTTTGAAGAAGTTTTTGCTGACTTTAAACCTGAGATCGTCATCCATGCAGCAGCCTACAAGCATGTGCCACTTTGCGAGCTAAATCCTCGCTCGGCTGTCGAAAACAACATCCTTGGCACAAAAAATGCTGTCGATCTTTCTAAAAAATATGGTGTTAAAAAATTTGTCATGATCTCATCAGACAAGGCTGTGCGTCCAACAAACATAATGGGTACAACTAAGCGTGTTTGTGAGCTTTATGCACTAAATTCAAACGAAGCAGGTGTATGTGAGATAGTTTGCGTGCGCTTTGGTAACGTCCTTGGCTCAAGCGGATCTGTCATACCTAAATTTAAAGCGCAGATCGCTGCAAATAGGCCACTAAGCGTCACGCACCCAGAGATTACAAGATATTTTATGCTTACATCGGAAGCTTGTCAGCTAGTCCTTCAAGCGGCCTCTATCGCAAAAGGTGGCGAGCTTTTCGTGCTTGATATGGGCGAGCCTGTTAAGATCGTTGATCTTGCTAAAAAGATGCTTCTGCTTTCAAACAAAGAGCATCTGGGTATAGAATTTGTAGGTCTTAGACCAGGCGAGAAGCTTTATGAAGAGCTGCTTATCAACAAAGATGACGTTCAAACTAAGTATGAATCGATCTTTGTGACGCATTCAGAGCCTTACGATTTAGCGCTTTTAAACTCGCAGATAAGTGAGCTTTTACAGCTTGAGGATAATGAGATCGCACCTGCGCTTAAAAAGATCGTTCCTGAGTTCAATCACGCATTAAATTTAAAAGGTTAA
- the pglD gene encoding UDP-N-acetylbacillosamine N-acetyltransferase, whose product MVKTKKIYIYGASGHGLVVADIARDNGYDEIVFLDDASERKFSPELEKADIIIAIGENKTRQKVSQKVEAAGFEIVNLIHKSAVVSESAAIEKGVVVMPNAVINAKAHIKEGAIINSGAVIEHECVIGKFAHISPNVALAGNVSVGEFTHVGIGSSIIQGISIGSNCIIGAGSVVVRGIKDGTKAYGVPACEHAKI is encoded by the coding sequence ATGGTAAAAACTAAGAAAATTTACATCTACGGAGCAAGCGGTCACGGTCTTGTGGTCGCTGACATCGCTAGAGATAATGGCTATGATGAGATAGTTTTTTTAGATGATGCTAGCGAGCGTAAATTTAGCCCAGAGCTTGAAAAAGCTGACATCATAATAGCCATTGGCGAAAACAAAACTAGGCAAAAGGTCAGCCAAAAGGTAGAGGCTGCTGGCTTTGAGATAGTAAATTTGATCCATAAAAGTGCGGTTGTGAGCGAAAGTGCTGCGATAGAAAAAGGCGTAGTTGTCATGCCAAATGCCGTGATAAACGCAAAAGCTCACATAAAAGAGGGTGCTATCATAAATTCTGGTGCAGTCATAGAGCATGAGTGCGTGATAGGTAAATTTGCTCACATCAGCCCAAATGTAGCTCTTGCTGGAAACGTTAGCGTGGGCGAATTTACGCATGTAGGAATTGGCTCAAGCATTATTCAAGGTATAAGCATCGGCAGCAACTGCATCATCGGCGCTGGAAGTGTGGTCGTTAGAGGTATAAAGGACGGCACAAAGGCTTACGGCGTGCCAGCATGCGAGCACGCTAAGATATAA